AAGCAGAAATATAGTGCAATAGTGCAACATCTCTGAATCCTTTTAATCTAGAGAAGGCGTTTCATATTTGGGGGCTAAGGTTTCCAGTCAGAAAGGGCAAACAGCAAGAGTAAGCAGTGTTACTTGCAGGTACTTTGGTTAAtgttgatttaaattttttttttttttcatgaatgtgCTGGTGAACACTGTGAGCAGGCTTTTGTAGATGGCGATGTGTTATAGACGCTGCTCATTCCCAAGGGACGGCAAGTGAGCAGAGATGTACTGTGAAGTCGCCAGTCACTACTGCAAGGTAGCTTCTGCCTGGGGCCCCCAGAAGCTGCTCCTGTATCCTCTTGGTCCCATGGCTGAAGCTGGAGCAGTGGATTGCTGCCGCCTGCGTGTGGAGCACAGCTCTCCCCTCCTGCTGGGCGTGTGTGACATTGATGAATTTCACTGTACTGCGTGTGACTTCTCCCTGCCCTTCCTCCTGATGGAGTGTGCAGACAGCCGTGCATGGCCATGGGGCAGTGTGAGGACCTCCCTGTCTCCCAGCTCCCCTCCCGGGGGAGCCAGCTGATTGACCCAGCTCTTTGGGCCTCTCCTGCCCTTTGCTCTGCCTGAAGTGTGGGATCCTGTTGAGTGGGCTGGGCCGCCCCCGGGCAGGGTGAGGGAAACCCTGGCCTGGGTTCTCTGAGGGCTCAGTTTCCCGGCCCTTACCTTTCCCGATGTCCCTGACATCATCATTCTTGTGGGAGACAGCAGCCTCTATGTGGTGAACGGCGTGGATTGAGTGTAGCTGTGAAATCCATATATATGAAATGTCCCGCGGGATACAGTCTTAGCTGACTTTTTTTACTCTGAACTcttatttgaattgttttttgtGCATATATTTCTGCTACCACAGAGATTGTcctatacaaataaaataataaaaacccaaCCTCAAGCTGTCACCCTTGGATGTGTCCTAAATCTCAGGGAGGGCTCCTGGTACCTGAAGGAGCCCATGGACGGCTCCATCTGCACCCACCCAGTCCCTCAGCtcagcagtgccccactgctCTCAGCTGGCATCCCAGCAGCGTGTGACCCCATCagccctcctccacctcctcttcttccctgtcACACTCTGGTTTCCCTGCTTCTAGCCCAGAAATGAAGAGCCCTGGAGGACGTTGGAGACTGGGAGCAGCGCTGGTGCCTGGGGACACTGAGTggctgggcaggggcaggggcaggagggaggctTTCACTATTCACCCTTCtagagagttacagttttaaaCAGGTGAAGCCAAACTGAATTGAACAGCAGTGGTGTTGCACTCCTGCATAGGAGCTCTGGTGGCTTCTCACTCACCATCTTCCTGTGCCCAGGCCACTGCTGGCCTCACTTAGCCCTCACCTCTGCCTGGTCCTTCACACACGAGCTCACTTGCAGTCTCCTTGCAGAGATCCATTTGGAGCCGATCTTCCAATACTGGGCTCCTTCACTTTGCCCTGCTGTCAGCTCAGTTACAATCTCAGGCCTTGCTATTCTACCCAAGACACTGGCATTCCCTAAACCACCCTAGGCCCGGCCCTGGCCCATCATTTCTCTCCATGCACCTTAACTTTCCTGGAGCCCCTGGTGGTCTCTGCATCAGGCCATAAGCTCACATGGACAGGGATGGGCTCGGGCCTGTGCTGTTCACTGCCGAGTCTTCCACGCAGGTGACCCACTCCATCCCTGTGTCTCCCAGTGACCGCCATGCCCCAGAGGTGCCCACCCCAGTGCCTTTTTATGTGCCATTCTCATGGCAAACTGGACTTCTCTAGCCACCACTGCCAGGTACCCCCATGTCAAAGCCAGGGCAGGGCTGACTGGTCATCTCCCTGGGATCCCACACCACACCCCTCCTAAATCACACTGGGGCCAGTCGCCACGAGTGCTGCTCACCTATCCCAACCTCACTGCCTGCCCCAAGTCTCTGCCCAGCTCCCTCCCCAGGAGGGAGTGAGGTGTTGGGTTCTGGATTTGGTCCAGATCCACCTGCAGCTCTCCGGAGTCCTTCATTTAGCCTCCTCTGTTCCTACCCCAGCACCATGACACCGTTTCTCTAAGCTGAGTCTGCTCGGCATGTAGAATTACCTCAGAGGCCCTGATACCACCCCTGGCATCCAGAGGTCCTGAGCAAGGCAGTCCAGGAGCCAATGGACAGGCTCCTCCCAGCAGCTGTCCACAGCCACAGCTGTGGGAAGAACCACTTTGCAGCTTGTTGGCTTCTGGGAAGCactggctctgcctcccagcaggGGTGGGACCCAGGCCAGAGGAGACTGCAGAAAGCCACCCCCGTCCTGCCAGCAACGCAGGAAGGAGCACCAGGGAGGGGTCAGGAAGACTGTAGCCTCAGTGAGGGGAGGCTGGGCTTGGAGTCAGGCTCAGCCCCTGTTCTGACCCCCGGGGCCTGGGGTAATGTCTGCTGCTCGGGACAGCCTCTGCCCTTCCTGGCAGGCATGTGGCCTTGGGCGTGTGACACCATAGCCCTGCCTGGAGCATGGACCGGGACTCAGGTGCCCCAGACCGCTCTGTACTTCCAGCCCCCTGAGGCCCGGCACCAGGGCATGTATATTGGCACCACTCCCAACAGAGAGTAACCCAAACACCCGCTCACAGCCAGTTGCACACCTCCAAGGATGGGGAATTCACTCCCCTAACCCGGCCTGGGAATACATTTGCTCACTCCAAGTTAGAATGTGCTGGAAACATCCCTCCTTGGCCCTTCTCTGCCCCTTTTCACCCCAAGAGTCTGACATTGCAGATCTGCAGGTCCTGGCCTCAACTTTTTGAGGTCCCAGATCCTACACCATGCCTTCTACCCCGCCACCTGCCTCAGCtagaaaggagggaagagagacgAGACATCACTCCCCAGGGCGGACCCTCTTTattcctctcctgcctcagaggTCAGGACGGAGGTCTGGCAGGACCTGCAGTGGGCCCTAGTCATCTGTGGCAGCGAAGGTGAAGGGACTCAGCTTGTAGCCTGTGCCGGAGTAGAACTTGTTCTGGAATTCCACCCTGGGGGtgagaagaggaggggttggtgaGGGGAACTCCCACCTCGAGCAGCCCAGGCCACAGGGTGGTTGCTCACCAGTGCAGCCGCAGGGCGTGCAGGAAGGCCGAGAGCCCCTCCATCACCAGCAGGATGGCCACGGTCATCACAGCAAAGGCGGCAAAGATGGGGACCAGCACCACAGCCGCCACGCCAACCTCCCGGCCCAGGCCCAGGCCTATGCTCATCACCATGGCCCACAGAACCTCGGACAGCTCTGCGAGCAAAggagacagtgggggccaatggCAAGTGGGGGCCTGCCAGCCCCCAACCTACCTGCCGCAGCCTGAAGCCCTCCCTGCACGGGGAGCCAGCGAGGGACCTCCTTAGACAGTCCCACTTtacagaggggaaactgaggcccagagaaaagAAACCCGCCCAGCCAACAGCCGTAAGTGAGAAGCCAGGAGCCGGGGCTGGCCGTCGGTGGCCAGGTCACTCACGGGCGTGGGCCAGGCTCAGGGCCCACAGGCGCAGGTAGGATGCGGTGTTGGAGACGCAGCCCAGGCAGAACTCGATGGTGTGGATGGCCTGGTGCATGAGCACCTCGGAGGGGACGAGCTGCGGGGCGGGTGCAGTGAGGGCCAGCGGGGCCTCACCCGTCCCACCCCCAGGAAGGCAccgcacccacctcagcctcctcttcATCATCCAGGCCCCCTGCCTTTTCCTCATCGGAGCTCCAGCCATTCACAGATGCATCAGGCAGGTCCAGCAACCCAGCCTTGTCTTCCTCCTGGGGAACGAGCAGGCAGTGTTGGCAGCGCTCCAGCCTCAGGAGGGCCCCCACCACCCACCAGGCCTGCTCCTGGCCACTTAGGAGCCTGCGAGGAAGTGGGGAGTCAGGTACACACTGGACAGTGGCCTCTCCTCCCAAGCAGCCCCCCACACCTTAGGCCCGGTCCTACCTGTCGGCCAGCGGGCCTCCTCCGCAGGTGGGGGCGGTGGCGGCGCAGCAGGTACAGGGGTGTGCCAAGCAGCAGGATGGGCACCATGGCCAAGGCCAGGACCACCAGCGTGGCCTGGACCACCTCCTGCCAGGGAGAGGGCGAGAGTCAGGGCACCCCTGCTCTGCACACCTGCACAGGAACTTGGATCACAGCAGTCACAGGACCCAGAGAGCCTGTGGCCGCTCCTCCCTTCAGGGCCCACGGGGGCTCTGTGCCCTCACTGAGTGAGGATTTGGCTCCATAAGGACTCCTGAGGGAAGGGACCCCAGGTTCCCAGCGTCACTTGTGCCACCTGCTAAAGATGCACGCCATCACCTCTGACGGCCCTGTCTGCACAGCCTGGGGCCTGCATCCCCGTTTCTTGGACGAGGATCCTGCAGCTCCCAGTGGCCCAGTGACCGTGGGATCCCCATGAGGCTGTGTGAGCTGGGCCCCCCAGCCACAGCACACCTGCCGGGGGTAGAGCGGCCGGTTGGTGGGGCTGTGGGAGAAGAGGAACATGTTGATGAAGTGGATGAGGATGCTGGGGGCCGAGGCAGCGCTGGCAGCCGACACACACAGCCACTTGTAGATGACTAGGAAGACGAGGTAACCGAAGAGCCCCAGCAGGAAGGTGAGCTCCGGCAGTGTCTCCAGCAGCAGCCGGTGCCTCTGGCCAAAGTGCCTGGCAGGTAGGAGGGAGGTGTGGTCACTGGGGCCCACTCTGGCCTGCCAGCCTCCCATCCCCCAGGCAGCTTTGGCCCTCACACGTGGTTGAAGATTCCAAGGACCACCCCGAAGGCCATGTGCACGACCCCCAGGATGACGGACATCTTCATCTTGAAGGAGTTGAGGAAGCTCAAGTGGTTGGCAGCCAGGCTCCAGACCTAGGGTGGCAGCAGGGCAGGCTGGACTCAGGGGCTCCCTGGCCAGCACTGCCAGGAAGTCCCCGGCCCGAGTCCTTCTCTCTCATCACCCTGTTTTCCCCCTCGGAGCCTGCAGCCTCATCCATCACCCACCCACCGAGGGGCAACAGAGCACAGATGGGCCAGCCGCCAcggctccagcctgggtgaccttgggcatggcctctgtgcctcagtctcttcttTAGGTGAGGACACGGCTAACGTGCGGCCCACGGGGTTGTGATGAGGTTCAAACagaaaatcaggctgggcacggtggctcacgcctgtaatcccagcactttgaaaggctgaagcaggtagatcacatgaggtcaggagttcgagaccagcctggccaacatggtgaaacgctgtctctactaaaaatacagaaattagctgggcatggtggcaggtgcctgtatcccagctactcaggaggctgaggcaggggatcgcttgaacctgggagatggaggttgcagtgagccgagatcgcaccactgcactccagcctgggtgattgaATGAGACTCCAtatcccaaaaaaaaagaaaaaagaaaaaagaaaatcacttccACAGAGGGTTGGgaacagtgcttagcacagtgcaaGCTACAGACTGGTTCCTGTCCGGTCTGGCTTTGCCTCCGCACACTCAGGAGACTGGTTCCTGTCCAGTCTCGCTTTGCCTCTGCACACTCAGGAGACTGGTTCCTGTCCAGTCTCGCTTTGCCTCCGCACACTCAGGGGACTGGTTCCTGTCCGGTCTGGCTTTGCCTCTGCACACTCAGGGGACTGGTTCCTGTCCGGTCTGGCTTTGCCTCTGCACACTCAGGGGACTGGTTCCTGTCCGGTCTGGCTTTGCCTCTGCACACTCAGGGGACTGGTTCCTGTCCGGTCTGGCTTTGCCTCTGCACACTCAGGGGACTGGTTCCTGTCCGGTCTGGCTTTGCCTCTGCACACTCAGGGGACTGTGATGCAGGCTCTGCAGGGCAGGAGCCTTGTCTGCCTCTTGTGCTGAGGAAAGGGCCTGGCACACGGGAGTGCTCCGCGATGGCACTGCAGGAGGGCTGAACCGAGGGGAGCCCCAGCCCCCACTCCCAGCTGCCTTCACCACCCGCAGACACTCCACCCCAGGACTCACAGGGTCGATGCCAAAGGGGTAGGGTCCCAGGAAGACACCGGTGACGTTGGGATCCAGGGTAAGCATCGCGTGCTGGGCCAGGAATGCATCACTGTAGCAACGGAGGGCAGGGCGGTCAGGGCTGTGGGGGTTGCGGGGCCCCCGGCCAGGCTGGGGCCCGGGCCTCACCTCCAGCCAGACTGGTTGGCCATGGCGGCCACACTCCAGCCCGAGGGGAAGATGCTGGTGGCGCGACTGAAGCACTCGTTGTAGATGAAGCCGGTGTAGATGGAGAACAGGCCCATGAGCAGGAGCAGGTAGCGGCCCCTGAAGAAAGTCTGCCAGATCTGCGGGGGCAGCAGTGTGGTGAGGGGCTGCCTGGCCCCACTACCCTCATCAGGACCCCAGCCCGGCCCCTCACCTCATTCTGCGCGGCCTTCACTGCCGGCTGGTTCTCCGCAAGCACCATGGCCAGGGCGAAGAGGAACATGAGCAGCCCGTGGCCCACATCCCCAAACATCACAGCAAACAGGAAGGGGAAGGTGATGATGGTGTAGGGAGCTGTGGGCAGAGGGCATGGTGGGTGAGCTGGGAACCCCCAAACACACCAGCATCCGTCTCCCGGCCCAAGATGCCACAGAGGCCCTGCTGGCTTGCAGTCAAGAACCCACCACTtagcagccgggcacggtggctcatgcctataatcccagtactctgggaggccgagacggcgggggggatcacctgaggtcaggagttcaagaccagcctggccaacatggtgaaaccctgtctccactagaaacagaaaaattagctgggcatggtggcaggtgcccataatcccagctactcaggaggctgaggcaggagaatcatttgaacccgggaggcagaggttgcagtgagccaagcttgcaccactgcactccagcctgggcaacagagtgagattctgtctccaaaaagaaaacaaaaaagaacccacCACTTAGGAGCTGTGTAACCTAGGCCcggtcacttaacctctctgagcctccatttcctcatctgtaaaatggaggtaacaCCAGGCCACTTCATAAGGTCTCCGTGGGCAGCACCGGCCAGCTGCTGGAGCAGCTTCAGCTATTGCTGTCCCCAGAGCCCCACACAGAAGCCAGAGAGGACAGCGAGCCACAGGTGGCCCCAGCTGGCACATGGCAAGTTCCAGGAGGCCGAGCTGGTCGCTCCAGCTCTGAAATCTCGACTTCCCATCAGTAAAACAGGAACAAGTCCTCAtgggaggcaggaggaccccAACATGCACACCCTGTCAGGAGCTGTATTGTGACCCCAAAAAAGATATACTGGAGTTCCAACCCCCAGGAACTCCGGATGTGACcttctttggagacagggtcctTACAGAGGTCACGGGGTTAAGATAAGGCCATTACAGTGGGCCCTATCCAGTGTGCCCAGTGTCCTTACGAAAAGGAACATTTGGACCCACATGGAAGGAGAACAGCGTGTGAAGATGAGGACGGCCGCTCCAAGCCCAAGAGAGATGCCAGGAAGGGATCCTCCTGGACAGCCTCAGAAGGAGCCACTCCTGCCGACAACACctcattatcttttatttttttaagatacaaggtctcgctatgttgcccaggctggtctcgaactcctggactccaggactccagcgatcctccttccaccacagcctcccaaagtgctgagatgacaggcatgagccagtgcgcccggcccctgctgacaccttggtcttggacttctagcctccaggactgtgggacCATGTCTGCCCCTTAAGCCACCAGCCTGTGACACTTCGTTACAGCTTCCCTGGCAAACACGTTGCCTCAAAGGCTGGTGCTTTGAGCTGGCAGCATTCTATCCGCCATGGGCCTCTGGGCGATGCTCTAGCTGCACCAGCCTCTGTCCATGTGCAGGGGAATCCGAGTGGggcccagctccagccccaggacCCCGGCCCTGCAGGAGCAGCAAGCCTCCCAGGACCACACAGCCCTGGTCTTGGTTCACAGAGCCTCAGACTCACGCCCTGCCTCTACCACATGGGGGCCCAAGCACCCTGCCTCTTGCCCACTGGGTGAGGCAGGGCCCCTCCCTGGCCTGTGTCCAAGTCCCCTCCCAATAGGGGCTCCACCACGTCACACCCACGCTATGGGCCGGGCCCCCATCGGTGGTACTGGGGGATACTGGGCCCCTCCACTCATCTGACAACACCAGCCACACTGCAGCTGGCCCACTGTGTTGGGGAGTGGCGTCCTGAGGGGGAGGCCACAGCTGGACGACAGAGCAGGCACTGCAGGCCTCAGGACTCCcaatggggaggaggaggatgtggaGGGAAAGCACTAGagctcccccaacccctgccctcaTCCCTTACTGGTTTCTACTGGGAGCACCTCCCTTAACCCACCGCTTACTCCAGAATGTCCGTCTCAGGGACAGCTTGACCCAAGACTGCATTAATGCAAACTTCTATAAAAACACTGTGtaggaccaggtgcggtggctcacacctgtaatcccagcactttgggaggctgaggtgggcggatcacgaggtcaggagtttgtgaccagcctggtcaacacggtgaaagcccatctctaccaaaaatacaaaaattagccgggcgtggtggcgcgcgcctgcccaactactctggaggctgaggcaggtgaatcactggaacctgggaggcggggattgcagtgagccgagatcatgccacagaaccccagcctgggcgacaaagcgagactccatctcagggaaaaaaaccaaaaaacactgtgtagccaggagtggtggctcacgcctgtaatcccagcactttcagaggctgaggtgggcggatcacttgaggtcaggagttcgagacagtctggccaacatggcgaaaccctgtctccactaaaagaacaaaaattagttggacgtggcgatgggcacctgtagtcccagctactcgggaggctaaggcaggagaatggcttgaacttgggaggcagaggttgcagtgagccgagatcacaccactgcaccccagcctgggccacagaatgagactccatctcaaaaaacaaacaaacaaacaaacaaaaccgtgtGACCAAACCAACCACACCACAGGCTGCCTCCTGGCTCTGGCTTGCAGTCTCCAATGGTCACTAAGCTTCCTGACATTCCTCTGAGGTTTGCACTATTATTTCCAATTTGCAGGTGAggcagctgaggctcagagaagctaagaaACATATCAAAGTAGGCGAGATGGGCTTCCAACCTGGGCCATGTCCACCGCACAACCTCTGTTCTTTGCACAAGCCCGTGAGGCTCCCTTGTAAACTCAACAAGggggagttggctgggagccGACATAAAGCCTCACACCGGCTGCAGAGCCCAACAGCCTCTCGAGAGTGACGGGATGCGTGCTCCTCATCCCAGGAGGGCAGGCCGGGCCCGGGATGGAGATACCTCCCACTCAGGCTCACACCCATCCAGTGGGGCAGCTGAGCCTCCCAGGACACGGGTAAGGGCGCCGTGGCTCTCACCGGGGTTCACCTCCTGGTAGCGGCCCACGCCGTAGGCGTCCACGATGCCCTGGAAGCTGGCTGTGAAGCGGTTGGTGCGGATGAGCGTGGGGGGCATGTCCCGGCAGGGGATGCGGTGAGCCACGGCGCTCACTCCCTCCTCCGTCTGGACGCCAGGACAGAGAGAGACCAGACCAGTGGCAGGGGCCTTCAGGGACCCTGGGACCCCCAGCCAGGCCCAGCTGGAGATGCAGAGCCCTGTGGGGGCTCCCTGAGcagccccttcccctctctctgaaGTGAGATGATCGGCCCTGCTATGCCCTGGTGGGGGCCCAAAGACACCACATGGACTGGCAATGGCTTGGGAAAGGCAAGCGTGCTGCCTCCTAGGGACGGCCCAGGAGAAGGAGCCCAGCCTCACGCGCAAGCACCTGCTGTGCGTGGTGGGTGACCCCCGGGGGCAGGGGCATCACACCGGTTCCACAGACCATAAGCAGGCCTAAGGTCGCAGGGGGGCCTGAATTGAAATGAGGCTTCTGACTAAAACTACCCCGTCAGCCTCCAGGGACTCAGGAAAGTCAGGGTAGGGCTTGTTGGGCCAGGGCCAACAGGGTAGACTCCCTGGAAGAGGTGGGCCgtggaggaggctgggaggagaaGGAGCCCCTGGGCAAAGCCCAGGTGCAGGGAGCCGGGGGCTGGAATTAAGGCAGAAATGCCCCGGCCTGGTAGGAGGggcgggtggggagggggtgaggtCTCAGGCTTCGTGCTCACCGAGCTGTCCCGCAGGGCCTCCTGCAGGGCAGGCAGGTCTCTCACGGAGCACCAGGCCTCGGCAATGAGGCACTTGTGCGTGGTGCTCACACTGCACTGGTTCAGGGCCAGGTACACAGCCTTCATCTTGTGGACCTGCACCTGCCCCGGCGGTAGCAGCTGCAGCACCCGGCCCAGCACCTGGCTCAGGAACCGCTCTGTCTCCCCCAGGACCTGCACCAGAGTGGGCAGTCAGCGGGGGCTGGGCGGGCAGGTGGGGTGGCTGGGCTGGGAGCACCCACCTCCTGCACCCACctctgggaggccaggccagGACACCCACCTCCTGCACCCACctctgggaggccaggccagggCACCCACCTCCTGCACCCACctctgggaggccaggccagggcacccacctcctgcagctcctggctctgctgctgcagctgccgcAGGGCTCCGCGGCGGGCCTCCTCCTGCTCCAGAAACGGGAAGACGTGGCAGTGGAAGCTGGAGGGAGGTTGTGCTTCGTGAGGGGCCTGAGGGTCCCGGCTACGAGACTCTGAGTCTGAAGGGAGTTCATGGGGAGGAGTCGTGACAGGGCAGGCTGGGAGGTGACAGCAGGGGCCTGCAGAGCGGGGCGGTGGGGCGGGTGTTCCCAGTGACTCACCAGTCCGTGATCTTGCGGATCTTCTGTCCAATCTGCTCTCCCCAGTAGGAGATGAGGAAGGTCATCCACATGGCTGGCTCGCCCTGCAGAGCAGGCTCAGTTGAttctggagtctcactc
This portion of the Macaca mulatta isolate MMU2019108-1 chromosome 14, T2T-MMU8v2.0, whole genome shotgun sequence genome encodes:
- the TCIRG1 gene encoding V-type proton ATPase 116 kDa subunit a 3 isoform X6; the protein is MLVRVLPWGPGGGGRAGGWSSPAQPRGRQLCGRCGGAPQGPCPRAPALEGLPRLPHRQLQGAGAAAGAPRDGRASHVDDLPHLLLGRADWTEDPQDHGLEEARRGALRQLQQQSQELQEVLGETERFLSQVLGRVLQLLPPGQVQVHKMKAVYLALNQCSVSTTHKCLIAEAWCSVRDLPALQEALRDSSTEEGVSAVAHRIPCRDMPPTLIRTNRFTASFQGIVDAYGVGRYQEVNPAPYTIITFPFLFAVMFGDVGHGLLMFLFALAMVLAENQPAVKAAQNEIWQTFFRGRYLLLLMGLFSIYTGFIYNECFSRATSIFPSGWSVAAMANQSGWSDAFLAQHAMLTLDPNVTGVFLGPYPFGIDPVWSLAANHLSFLNSFKMKMSVILGVVHMAFGVVLGIFNHVHFGQRHRLLLETLPELTFLLGLFGYLVFLVIYKWLCVSAASAASAPSILIHFINMFLFSHSPTNRPLYPRQEVVQATLVVLALAMVPILLLGTPLYLLRRHRPHLRRRPAGRQEEDKAGLLDLPDASVNGWSSDEEKAGGLDDEEEAELVPSEVLMHQAIHTIEFCLGCVSNTASYLRLWALSLAHAQLSEVLWAMVMSIGLGLGREVGVAAVVLVPIFAAFAVMTVAILLVMEGLSAFLHALRLHWVEFQNKFYSGTGYKLSPFTFAATDD
- the TCIRG1 gene encoding V-type proton ATPase 116 kDa subunit a 3 isoform X5, whose amino-acid sequence is MLVRVLPWGPGGGGRAGGWSSPAQPRGRQLCGRCGGAPQGPCPRAPALEGLPRLPHRQLQGAGAAAGAPRDGRASHVDDLPHLLLGRADWTEDPQDHGLLPLPRLPVSGAGGGPPRSPAAAAAAEPGAAGGGCPGLASQRWVQEVLGETERFLSQVLGRVLQLLPPGQVQVHKMKAVYLALNQCSVSTTHKCLIAEAWCSVRDLPALQEALRDSSTEEGVSAVAHRIPCRDMPPTLIRTNRFTASFQGIVDAYGVGRYQEVNPAPYTIITFPFLFAVMFGDVGHGLLMFLFALAMVLAENQPAVKAAQNEIWQTFFRGRYLLLLMGLFSIYTGFIYNECFSRATSIFPSGWSVAAMANQSGWSDAFLAQHAMLTLDPNVTGVFLGPYPFGIDPVWSLAANHLSFLNSFKMKMSVILGVVHMAFGVVLGIFNHVHFGQRHRLLLETLPELTFLLGLFGYLVFLVIYKWLCVSAASAASAPSILIHFINMFLFSHSPTNRPLYPRQEVVQATLVVLALAMVPILLLGTPLYLLRRHRPHLRRRPAGRQEEDKAGLLDLPDASVNGWSSDEEKAGGLDDEEEAELVPSEVLMHQAIHTIEFCLGCVSNTASYLRLWALSLAHAQLSEVLWAMVMSIGLGLGREVGVAAVVLVPIFAAFAVMTVAILLVMEGLSAFLHALRLHWVEFQNKFYSGTGYKLSPFTFAATDD
- the TCIRG1 gene encoding V-type proton ATPase 116 kDa subunit a 3 isoform X1, whose product is MAWPCVLLPVKQARSGAAIHPRASAGPLPGGQEQEGVSSPGLSAPLRTRPRGHSLGSASPRLPGLRWRLGPGAGRPWPLPVAPPARKGVSGAGPRAGGNAALSAARRARSGAASSGAAARSPPGTMGSMFRSEEVALVQLFLPTAAAYTCVSRLGELGLVEFRDLNASVSAFQRRFVVDVRRCEELEKTFTFLQEEVRRAGLVLPPPEGRLPAPPPRDLLRIQEETERLAQELRDVRGNQQALRAQLHQLQLHAAVLGQGHGPQLAAAHTDGTSERMPLLQAPGGPHQDLRVNFVAGAVEPHKAPALERLLWRACRGFLIASFRELEQPLEHPVTGEPAMWMTFLISYWGEQIGQKIRKITDCFHCHVFPFLEQEEARRGALRQLQQQSQELQEVLGETERFLSQVLGRVLQLLPPGQVQVHKMKAVYLALNQCSVSTTHKCLIAEAWCSVRDLPALQEALRDSSTEEGVSAVAHRIPCRDMPPTLIRTNRFTASFQGIVDAYGVGRYQEVNPAPYTIITFPFLFAVMFGDVGHGLLMFLFALAMVLAENQPAVKAAQNEIWQTFFRGRYLLLLMGLFSIYTGFIYNECFSRATSIFPSGWSVAAMANQSGWSDAFLAQHAMLTLDPNVTGVFLGPYPFGIDPVWSLAANHLSFLNSFKMKMSVILGVVHMAFGVVLGIFNHVHFGQRHRLLLETLPELTFLLGLFGYLVFLVIYKWLCVSAASAASAPSILIHFINMFLFSHSPTNRPLYPRQEVVQATLVVLALAMVPILLLGTPLYLLRRHRPHLRRRPAGRQEEDKAGLLDLPDASVNGWSSDEEKAGGLDDEEEAELVPSEVLMHQAIHTIEFCLGCVSNTASYLRLWALSLAHAQLSEVLWAMVMSIGLGLGREVGVAAVVLVPIFAAFAVMTVAILLVMEGLSAFLHALRLHWVEFQNKFYSGTGYKLSPFTFAATDD